A single window of Serinus canaria isolate serCan28SL12 chromosome 14, serCan2020, whole genome shotgun sequence DNA harbors:
- the SLC29A4 gene encoding equilibrative nucleoside transporter 4 — MGSVGAERFKELSPAVTPEGNVVMSFSFDSYQLEEDELQRGSQAKGVLTFMEPVSEDPEPQDRYHGIYFAMLLAGVGFLLPYNSFITDVDYLHHKYPGTSIVFDMSLTYILVALVAVILNNALVELLSLHTRISVGYLFALGPLLFVSICDVWLELFSRRQAYAINLVAVGVVAFGCTVQQSSFYGYTGLLPKRYTQGVMTGESTAGVIISLSRIFTKLLLSDEKENTVIFFFISIGMELTCFILHLLVKRTRFVRYYTDSSRQGLPESRGAGEPSTGYRVHHDVTSEDVRFENREQGQPSSPRGSPGPEAELAGSGTYMRFDVPRPKIKRSWPSFRDMLLYRYVVSRLIWAYMLSIAMTYFITLCLFPGLESEIHNCTLGEWLPILIMAIFNLSDFVGKILAALPYDWRGTHLLVYSCLRVVFIPLFIMCVYPNGQPTFGHPAWPCIFSLLMGITNGYFGSVPMILAAGKVSPEQRELAGNTMTVSYMTGLTLGSAVAYFAYSLTSTSHSSCFYTETSNGSFTSGY, encoded by the exons ATGGGCTCGGTGGGAGCCGAGCGCTTCAAGGAGCTGAGCCCGGCGGTGACCCCGGAGGGGAACGTGGTGATGAGCTTCAGCTTCGACAGCTACCAGCTGGAGGAGGACGAGCTGCAGCGGGGCAGCCAGGCCAAGGGTGTCCTCACCTTCATGGAGCCAG TTTCTGAGGACCCTGAGCCCCAGGATCGATACCATGGGATTTATTTTGccatgctgctggctggggtgggTTTTCTCCTGCCCTACAACAGCTTTATCACCGATGTGGATTACCTGCACCATAAATACCCAG GGACCTCCATTGTCTTTGACATGAGCCTCACCTACATCCTGGTGGCCTTGGTGGCCGTCATCCTCAACAATGCGCtggtggagctgctgagctTGCACACCCGGATCTCCGTGG GCTACCTCTTTGCCCTGGGGCCCCTGCTCTTCGTCAGCATCTGCGACGTGTGGCTGGAGCTGTTCAGCCGCAGACAAGCCTACGCCATCAACCTGGTGGCTGTCGGGGTGGTGGCCTTTGGCTGCACAG TGCAGCAATCCAGCTTCTACGGCTACACGGGGCTGCTGCCCAAGCGCTACACGCAGGGAGTGATGACAGGAGAGA GCACCGCCGGGGTCATCATCTCGCTCAGCCGCATCTTcaccaagctgctgctgtcGGACGAGAAGGAGAACACCGtcatcttcttcttcatctcCATCGGCATGGAGCTGACATGCTTCATCCTCCACCTCCTGGTGAAGCGCACACGCTTCGTGCGTTACTACACCGACAGCTCCCGCCAGGGCCTCCCCGAGAGCCGCGGGGCCGGCGAGCCCAGCACCGGCTACCGCGTCCACCACGACGTCACCTCCGAGGACGTCCGATTT GAAAACCGGGAGCAGGGGCAGCCGAGCTCCCCacggggcagccccggccccgaagctgagctggctgggagtGGCACCTACATGCGCTTCGATGTCCCTCGGCCCAAGATCAAGAGGAGCTGGCCCAGCTTCCGAG aCATGCTGCTCTACCGCTACGTCGTGTCCCGCCTCATCTGGGCCTACATGCTCTCCATTGCCATGACCTACTTCATCACACTGTGCCTCTTTCCCGGGCTGGAGTCGGAGATCCACAACTGCACGCTGGGGGAATGGCTCCCCATCCTCATCATGGCCATCTTCAACCTCTCTGACTTTGTCGGCAAG atcctggctgccctgccctaTGACTGGAGAGGGACCCACCTCCTCGTCTACTCCTGCCTCCGCGTGGTCTTCATCCCCCTCTTCATCATGTGCGTCTACCCCAACGGGCAGCCCACCTTCGGCCACCCCGCCTGGCCCTGCATCTTCTCCCTCCTCATGGGCATCACCAACGGCTACTTTGGCAGCGTGCCCATGATCCTGGCCGCGGGCAAAGTGAGCCCGGAGCAGCGGGAACTGGCAG GGAACACCATGACCGTGTCCTACATGACGGGCTTGACGCTGGGCTCTGCCGTGGCCTATTTTGCCTACAGCCTCACCAGTacctcccacagcagctgtttctACACCGAAACCTCCAATGGCTCCTTTACCTCGGGCTACTGA